One window of the Ictidomys tridecemlineatus isolate mIctTri1 chromosome 11, mIctTri1.hap1, whole genome shotgun sequence genome contains the following:
- the Fam110d gene encoding protein FAM110D — MLLASPSTPSRGRTPSAVERLEADKAKYVKTHQVIVRRQEPALRGAAGPLTPHPCNELGSAASPRTPGPARRGSGRRQPRPDSLIFYRQKRDCKASVNKENAKGQGLVRRLFLGIPRDAAPSSPGPTERPAAPGGWPAPQDAPEAAGKRALCPTCSLPLSEKERFFNYCGLERALVEVLGADRFSPQSWGADASPQAGTSPPPPGSGDTSDWTSSDGGAAGRDAAGGGGGSEAAGSARDARPAVSVVERNARVIQWLYGCQRARGPPRESEV; from the coding sequence ATGCTCCTGGCCTCTCCCTCCACCCCATCCAGGGGACGGACCCCCAGCGCAGTGGAGAGGCTGGAGGCCGACAAAGCCAAGTACGTCAAGACACACCAGGTGATAGTGCGGCGACAGGAGCCAGCCTTGCGTGGAGCCGCAGGACCGCTCACCCCGCACCCCTGCAATGAGCTAGGGTCCGCTGCATCGCCCAGGACGCCTGGACCGGCCCGTCGGGGCAGTGGCAGGCGGCAGCCAAGGCCGGACTCCCTCATCTTCTACCGCCAGAAGCGGGACTGCAAGGCTTCCGTGAACAAAGAGAACGCCAAGGGCCAAGGGCTGGTGCGGCGCCTCTTTCTGGGCATCCCCCGGGACGCTGCCCCGAGCAGCCCGGGTCCCACCGAGCGACCCGCAGCCCCAGGGGGCTGGCCCGCGCCCCAGGATGCCCCGGAGGCGGCAGGAAAGCGAGCGCTGTGCCCCACGTGCTCGCTGCCCCTGTCCGAGAAGGAGCGTTTCTTTAACTACTGCGGCCTGGAGCGCGCGCTGGTGGAGGTGCTGGGAGCGGATCGCTTCTCCCCGCAGAGCTGGGGCGCCGACGCCAGCCCCCAGGCCGGAACCTCGCCGCCGCCGCCCGGCTCCGGAGACACCAGCGACTGGACATCCAGCGACGGGGGCGCGGCCGGCCGGGACGCTGCGGGCGGTGGCGGCGGCTCGGAGGCGGCGGGCTCGGCGCGGGACGCGCGGCCCGCGGTGTCGGTGGTGGAGCGCAACGCGCGCGTCATCCAGTGGCTGTACGGCTGCCAGCGCGCCCGCGGCCCGCCGCGCGAGTCCGAGGTGTGA
- the C11H1orf232 gene encoding uncharacterized protein C1orf232 homolog, protein MKSPDRWDRLLAPPSSQSQIYRCPLSHHLLCQGARLLSLAAMNQAFWKTYKSKVLQTLSGESEEDLAEERENPALVESETAEPAEEAFSPVSQLARRVQGVGVKGWLTMSSLFNKEDEDKLLPPEPCADHPLAAQPTSQAGATEAGPRGPGFWDAFASRWHQQQTAAASMLRGAEPTPNADPEPQDQAGEEANERPEPREVDPAAGFKWDFLTNKLAEMRVKAVPKGD, encoded by the exons ATGAAGTCACCCGATCGCTGGGACAGGCTCTTGGCCCCACCAAGTTCCCAGAGCCAGATCTACAGGTGCCCACTGAGTCACCACCTTCTGTGCCAGGGTGCCAGGCTCCTTTCCCTTGCAGCTATGAACCAGGCCTTTTGGAAAACCTACAAGTCCAAAGTGCTACAGACCCTGAGTGGGGAATCTGAGGAGGACCTGGCAGAGGAG AGGGAGAACCCAGCTTTAGTGGAGTCTGAGACAGCAGAACCTGCTGAGGAGGCCTTCAGTCCCGTGTCACAGCTGGCCCGCAGG GTTCAGGGAGTCGGGGTGAAAGGCTGGCTGACAATGTCATCTCTGTTTAACAAAGAAGATGAGGACAAGCTGCTGCCACCAGAGCCCTGTGCTGacca CCCTCTGGCCGCGCAGCCCACCTCGCAGGCGGGGGCCACCGAGGCAGGGCCGCGCGGCCCGGGATTCTGGGATGCGTTCGCCAGCAGGTGGCATCAGCAGCAGACCGCGGCCGCGTCCATGCTGCGGGGCGCCGAACCCACCCCGAATGCGGACCCGGAGCCCCAGGACCAGGCCGGGGAGGAGGCCAACGAGCGCCCGGAGCCTCGGGAGGTGGACCCTGCGGCCGGCTTCAAGTGGGATTTCCTCACCAACAAACTGGCCGAGATGAGGGTGAAGGCCGTGCCCAAAGGTGACTAG
- the Znf593 gene encoding zinc finger protein 593 encodes MGRSRRTGAHRAHSLARQMKAKRRRPDLDEIHRELRPQGPAPAKPNRNTEPDPDLPGGGLHRCLACGRYFVDSANLKTHFRSKDHKKRLKQLSIEPYSQEEAERAAGMGSYVPPRRLAVPTEVSTEVPEMDTSA; translated from the exons ATGGGTCGCTCCCGCCGCACAGGCGCGCACCGAGCGCACTCCTTAGCCCGCCAGATGAAGGCTAAGCGGCGGCGACCCGACCTGGATGAGATTCACCGCGAGCTGCGGCCGCAGGGTCCGGCACCGGCAAAGCCCAACCGGAACACAGAGCCCGACCCTGACCTGCCGGGGGGCGGCCTGCATCGCTGTCTGGCCTGCGG GAGGTACTTTGTCGATTCTGCCAACCTGAAGACCCACTTCCGATCCAAAGACCACAAGAAAAG GCTGAAGCAGCTGAGCATCGAGCCCTACAGTCAGGAAGAGGCAGAGAGGGCAGCGGGCATGGGTTCCTATGTGCCTCCCCGGCGACTGGCAGTGCCCACAGAAGTGTCCACTGAAGTCCCTGAGATGGACACATCTGCGTGA
- the LOC120890673 gene encoding transmembrane protein ZNF593OS, with translation MRFRRLTPGYFRVLQMQVAGKLKAEPRSPLAGVVATLLAVLGLGGSCYAVWKMVGQQQPPAQAP, from the exons ATGCGATTTCGACGCCTGACCCCAGGCTACTTCCGGGTACTACAG ATGCAGGTAGCCGGAAAGCTGAAGGCAGAGCCCCGGAGTCcgctggctggggttgtggctacgCTGCTGGCTGTCCTCGGGCTGGGCGGCTCCTGCTATGCCGTCTGGAAGATGGTGGGGCAACAGCAGCCGCCAGCACAGGCCCCATGA